catcattttgtttATAGACATAAATTCACTATTATAACTGATCATCAGTCTCTGAtaggaattttttcaaaaaataagccaactaaagaaattttgtctCCGCGTATGCTGAGATGGTCTTTAATACTTAATGCATATGAGTATACTCTAATTCATATACCGGGGAAGAAGATTCAAAACGCAGATTCTTTAAGTAGACTCCCAAAAGAGACTGATAAATTTGAGGTTCCCGCTCCTTTAGAGGTATTGTTTACCGAGGACTTACAAGATCCTCCACTTCAGGCAGcagaattaacaaaattaacattgcGTGATCCAATTTTGTCAAGAGTACTAAATTGGGTTTTGAGAGGATGGCCAAATGAAAGAccagataaaaaatttcagacttttttttcgAAGCGTAACGAACTTTCAACCCATCGAGATTGCTTGTTATGGGGTAATAGAGTAGTTATTCCAGTGTGTGGAAAATCACGTGTTCTCCAGGCTCTGCATCTGGGACACCCAGGGATCGAAAGAATGAAAGCTTTCGCACGTTCATACGTGTGATGGTCAGGCATGGACCATGACATAGAAGTGCATGTTCAAAGATGCAAGGAATGTCAACAGACACGCCATGCCCCTCCTAAAGCTCCAGTGCATCCATGGGATATTCCAGAGAAACCTTGGTTCCGTCTTCATATAGATTTTGCAGGTCCGTTCCAGGGACAAGGATTCCTCATCATAGTAGATGCCATGTCAAAGTGGATAAAAGTGCGTCATATGACTTCTACGTCTGCTTCTGCAACAGTCGACGTCCTGCGAGAAATCTTTGCTACCCATGGGATACCTGAAGTCATCGTTTCCGATAACGGAGGTCAGTTTCGAGCATCGGAGTACCAGATTTTCTTAGAGTGAAATCTCGTCCGAGGAGTCATGATCGCACCAAGACGTCCGTCCGGAAATGGCCAGGCTGAAAGAACAGTCCAGACTGTCAAAGATGCCCTAAGACGCATTGTGAAGGGAAATTGGAGGAAGAGGCATGCCAAATTCCTTCTTCAACAACATTGTACTCCCACCACTACAACAAGTGCTAGTCCTGCGGAACTGTTGATGGGGAGGAAGCTAAGGACCGTCTTAGATAGACTCCATCCAGATCTGACGGCTGAGAGGAAGTTGAGGCAGGAGCCTCAACTCAGGAGAAAAAATGGCAGTTCTCTTCTAAGATCGTTCAGTGTCGACGATCCAGTCTTTGTGAGAAACTATGGAAGGGTCCAAAGTGGTTTTCAGCAACGGTCATTAAACCCACAGGTCCAGTTTCCTAAAAAAGCTGTGACTACAGGAGGCGAGGTAGTTAAACGTCATGTGGATCAAATGCAGAAGCGTATTCCTGATTCG
This sequence is a window from Parasteatoda tepidariorum isolate YZ-2023 unplaced genomic scaffold, CAS_Ptep_4.0 HiC_scaffold_3923, whole genome shotgun sequence. Protein-coding genes within it:
- the LOC139424862 gene encoding uncharacterized protein, translated to MIAPRRPSGNGQAERTVQTVKDALRRIVKGNWRKRHAKFLLQQHCTPTTTTSASPAELLMGRKLRTVLDRLHPDLTAERKLRQEPQLRRKNGSSLLRSFSVDDPVFVRNYGRVQSGFQQRSLNPQVQFPKKAVTTGGEVVKRHVDQMQKRIPDSLTVPSDPSVSSPPAPSVETE